From one Plasmodium yoelii strain 17X genome assembly, chromosome: 12 genomic stretch:
- a CDS encoding AP2 domain transcription factor, putative produces the protein MDDFEINLSLENYLEDEKVLHNFPLKFIYVLIYAYKNYYFNIYLKQKCKNKPNENLIEDLVNNINEDNVLDLSLNILKKRYNYKKKKKRILFDTSESINSNLSWDDKQYNEEESNRKKNKNNNTHDYTNLSGDDISTIKPNNDNNNYLTSKHEDNNPTNLKNKVYGFSKYFENSKSGLSKWRKNLNLANKNENINCNEENCDDQNENYSERDIIFLIHYFMHKFVFNKDGKKKIKLTTKKNLIEKLEKLEKETLKIDNIVKSTNNHFSNVECFDKNDITGVCKNLENNSFYYEQVIQNDEKKKNINNNEINSDKEDKTSHNINENIISLTENSKLSEYSNKIKNDDTPCLEYHDDIKMVIGENKDNDNSTCADIGTIKDKNEWILEKTDQSENNNINNNEISNKDNTNLESSNNSIKWEFEGDDKDCDKTHNEFEIESINEEMAMEIEKKKIYEIIENYFYKKNIYFNANEIFYPFSAKNFNTRNKRKNKNKKINKPLLPNVNKCASVIESYDNKLSEQKYVKNKSLLSKLKKGLSLLLKNEKTKKKGKNKNSENSTNYVNNNYDENENYQINNDLKKKQKNGKNEYKKENMIPIENLKNNQENLKGNVLKKCLLDVIDYSEMCMFSNNDNKNNLLNFSNKTKFNIGGNEHIAHQNLQESNISQKYLDLQNDIHNNDNRRNIYNNFKNIKNRMVNTIDQRYGYELNNSRYYNNIHVNAPVNIQNPNIGDNRNKEVIGNYNVNTNSMFYNNSGEYLKGHKTHNDINHNNNNSDNNNNSLQNRASYFYNGRNNTNIDNNVFNHSIINTKDTEFHEKNKNLHIQNIPYNNIWPTNMYPVSNANSFISLDHVNNKNERNCKTSGINLDTHDNMIQNGNKRNMRIHNGIENENRIKCENINESYYKKHENINYLNNNNISPYMYNNYHMSTLREGDGINAKLNQRGCRRGRGRGRIASRINNNDYLLGNNNALPKAKRGRKPLAKHLSQKCSRGRRRNDEIVNNFSFNVINDENEEKNNERKNNEEEDGCNDKELKYKNKDNDNDDDDDEENNGDNENHESQINGYTSRTHINVNPNNSENNTNTNGSNNNNNNDTHAKDHKEIGEEYNGDKTPSYLGKDEENENNNKIKKSPNKLSNSEIGKSNNYILIGKTDKDSNSSTENIHNYNISDNKIDSKDVNIDVENINPLSISNNNENNSLIKYKSPNDDEKNLNMTSLNSEVIYPNHSNNNLNKIEKKKNDDDGDDNNNNSKPFSHESIKDSKINYSHKNLYISKNNVHNGNIRGYINNELGDNFEGSITNLYIDSNKSNDLINFRDNKNMSLQESGLESESESDEPKFTKIGLTSEKDVKQTKIKKTRSNFNTVLGVSNVSNIMNDEDTPNTTVGFGNFYNPNKDKLLNNSSCLKRGTLICNKMKLLNDGKDNEMLDFQINKERYKNEYSGEENNKNKCGTKIKNNRKDIFENLEGDIKIINKNQGIKRRANKNISIEDDEDYNLDPNFGKNKKLKNEDNEKYYINNEMDFKKHSDEYENIVNNKKKVEKIGNNDYDEKNTNSQKMKGIQIEYTPKKINKKECTKTSSYHVHNYNAESTEYDNNNNNDDEMNKLDIISDFDNLNSIHKSDKQLRRRTTWNKSDNNALQLNIDANKNKSNQYISNTLCNNNNNTLCNNNTLCNNNTLCNNNTLCNNNNKCLYGSPTKNETNKSTIVVNKEINLDRDKFNYVLNIKNINKELGSNKTNSNIEIDQKNGDCNIENFDNFDNFDNFDKNEQINKNETCGRSLLQNNDDIKKKKKKKNEYELNSSNSYNCIDIKNQDNDQIEEIEFYNNDNMYTIEKKKISQSDPDINNKIFEDNLIDKENDKNDNDVCNDDESINDLNEIEIESVNSKKKGRKPKTAILKNDKININENKLPNKNFDDTFILNKQVETNKSTDSKRRTKASKRHQDLNFRVEKIETGAYNENGEKVSGVWYDTNRRLWRVMYIENDKRKTRGFSPRIYGFNAARDMAVQLKYEMNKKNKK, from the exons TAAACATGAGGATAATAATCCAacaaatttgaaaaataaagtttacgGATTCAgcaaatattttgaaaacaGTAAATCTGGTTTATCAAAATGGCGAAAAAACTTAAATCTAGccaataaaaatgaaaatataaattgtaATGAAGAAAATTGTGATGaccaaaatgaaaattattctGAACGcgacataatttttttgatacattattttatgcacaaatttgtttttaataaagatggtaaaaaaaaaattaaattaacgACGAAAAAAAACTTGATtgaaaaattagaaaaactAGAAAAAGAAACATTGAAAATTGACAATATTGTTAAAAGTACTAACAACCATTTTAGTAACGTAGAATgttttgataaaaatgatattacTGGTGTGTGcaaaaatttagaaaacaacagtttttattatgaacaagtcatacaaaatgatgaaaaaaaaaaaaatataaataataatgaaataaattctGACAAAGAGGATAAAACAAGccataatattaatgaaaatataatttcgCTTACAGAAAATTCTAAGCTATCTGAATAttctaataaaataaaaaatgatgatacaCCATGTTTAGAATATCATGATGATATTAAAATGGTAATAGgagaaaataaagataatgataatagtACGTGTGCAGATATAGGAACaattaaagataaaaatgaatggATTTTGGAAAAAACTGATCAATcagaaaataacaatataaataataacgaaatttcaaataaagataatacTAATCTCGAGAGTAGTAATAATTCAATAAAATGGGAATTTGAAGGAGACGATAAAGATTGTGATAAAACACATAATGAATTTGAAATAGAAAGCATTAATGAAGAAATGGCTAtggaaattgaaaaaaaaaaaatatatgaaataattgaaaattatttttataaaaaaaatatatattttaatgcaAATGAGATATTTTATCCTTTTAGTGCTAAAAATTTTAACACAcgtaataaaagaaaaaataaaaataaaaaaataaataaaccaCTTCTTccaaatgttaataaatgtGCAAGTGTAATTGAAtcatatgataataaattatctgaacaaaaatatgtgaaaaataaatcattacTTTCAAAATTGAAAAAAGGTTTaagtttattattaaaaaatgaaaaaacaaagaaaaaagggaaaaataaaaattccgAAAATAGTACAAATTATgtgaataataattatgatgaaaatgaaaattatcaaattaataatgatttgaaaaaaaaacaaaaaaatggaaaaaatgaatataagaAGGAGAATATGATTCCAATTgaaaatctaaaaaataatcaagaaaatttaaaaggaaatgtattaaaaaaatgtttattagATGTAATAGATTATAGTGAAATGTGTATGTTTtctaataatgataataaaaataatttgctaaatttttcaaataaaaccAAATTTAATATAGGAGGAAATGAACATATAGCACATCAAAATTTACAAGAAAGTAATATAAGCCAAAAATATTTAGATCTTCAAAatgatatacataataatgataatcgacgaaatatttataataattttaaaaatataaaaaatagaatGGTAAATACAATTGATCAAAGATATGGatatgaattaaataattcacgatattataataatatacatgtAAATGCACCAGTAAATATTCAAAACCCAAACATAGGGGATAATAGAAATAAAGAAGTTATAGGAAATTATAATGTAAATACAAATTCtatgttttataataattcagGAGAATATTTAAAAGGTCATAAAACACATAATGATATTAATCacaataataacaattcagacaataataataattcattgCAAAATAGAGCTagctatttttataatggaagaaataatacaaatatagataataatGTATTTAACCATTctataataaatacaaaagatACAGAATttcatgaaaaaaataaaaatcttcatattcaaaatataccatataacaatatatgGCCTACTAATATGTATCCTGTTTCAAATGCAAATTCTTTTATATCTTTAGATCatgtgaataataaaaatgaaagaaattGTAAAACATCTGGAATTAATTTGGATACCCATGATAATATGATACAAAATGGTAATAAACGAAATATGAGAATACACAATGgaatagaaaatgaaaatcgAATAAAATGCGAAAACATAAATGAAtcttattataaaaaacatgaaaatattaattatcttaataataataatatttctccttatatgtataataattatcataTGTCTACATTAAGGGAAGGAGATGGAATAAATGCCAAATTGAATCAAAGAGGGTGCAGAAGAGGTCGAGGTCGAGGAAGAATTGCATCaagaataaataataatgattatcttttaggaaataataatgcaCTACCAAAAGCAAAACGGGGCAGAAAACCATTAGCAAAACATCTTAGTCAAAAGTGCTCTAGAGGTCGAAGAAGAAACGATGaaattgttaataatttttcttttaatgttataaatgatgaaaatgaagaaaaaaataatgagagaaaaaataatgaggAAGAAGATGGGTGCAAtgataaggaattaaaatataaaaacaaagataatgataatgatgatgatgatgatgaggAAAATAACGGGGACAATGAAAATCATGAATCCCAAATAAATGGATACACATCTAGAACCCATATTAACGTGAATCCTAATAATTCAGAAAATAACACAAACACAAATGgcagtaataacaataataataatgatacaCATGCAAAAGATCATAAAGAAATAGGTGAAGAATATAATGGAGATAAAACACCAAGCTATTTAGGAAAAGATgaggaaaatgaaaataataataaaattaaaaaaagccCCAACAAATTAAGCAATAGCGAAATTGGGAAATCCAATAATTATATACTAATTGGAAAAACAGATAAAGATAGTAATAGCAGTACAGAAAATATTcacaattataatattagcgataataaaattgattcGAAAGATGTTAATATAGATGTAGAGAATATAAACCCTCTTTCTATctcaaataataatgaaaataatagtttgataaaatacaaatccccaaatgatgatgaaaaaaatttaaatatgacATCGTTAAATAGTGAAGTAATATATCCTAATCacagtaataataatttgaataaaattgaaaaaaaaaaaaacgacgATGATggtgatgataataataacaattcaAAACCATTTTCCCATGAATCTATAAAAGATagcaaaataaattattcacataaaaatttatatatttctaaaaataatgtccataatggaaatatacgtggatatataaataacgaATTGGGTGATAACTTTGAAGGTTCAATAACTAATCTTTATATTGATTCAAATAAAAGTAACGATTTGATAAACTTTcgagataataaaaatatgtctcTTCAAGAATCCGGATTAGAATCAGAATCAGAATCAGATGAACCcaaatttacaaaaattgGATTGACATCTGAAAAAGATGTTaaacaaacaaaaataaaaaaaacaagatCAAATTTTAATACCGTTTTGGGAGTATCTAATGTGTCTAATATTATGAACGATGAAGATACACCAAATACTACAGTTGGTTTTggaaatttttataatccaAATAAAGATAAACTTCTAAATAATTCAAGTTGTTTAAAAAGAGGCACTTtaatatgtaataaaatgaaattgtTAAATGATGGAAAAGATAATGAAATGTTAGattttcaaattaataaagaaagatataaaaatgaatatagtggggaagaaaataataaaaataaatgtggaactaaaataaaaaataatagaaaagatatatttgaaaatttGGAAGgggatataaaaataataaataaaaatcaagGAATAAAAAGAAgagcaaataaaaatatatcaatagaAGATGATGAAGATTATAATTTAGATCCAAattttggaaaaaataaaaaattaaaaaatgaagataatgaaaaatattacataaataatgaaatggattttaaaaaacattcagatgaatatgaaaatattgtaaataacaaaaaaaaagttgagaaaattggaaataatgattatgatgaaaaaaatacaaatagtCAAAAAATGAAAGGAATACAAATTGAATATAcaccaaaaaaaataaataaaaaggaatGTACTAAGACTTCATCATATCATGTACATAATTATAATGCCGAATCCACTGAATatgataataacaataataatgatgatgaaaTGAACAAATTAGATATTATTTCCGATTTTGATAACTTGAATTCTATTCATAAATCTGATAAACAATTAAGAAGACGTACCACTTGGAATAAATCAGATAATAATGCACTACaattaaatatagatgcaaataaaaataaaagcaaTCAATATATTAGTAATACGTTAtgcaacaataataataatacgttatgcaataataatacgttatgcaataataatactttgtgtaataataatacattatgcaataataataataagtgCTTATATGGAAGCCcaacaaaaaatgaaacaaacAAAAGCACAATTGTTgttaataaagaaataaatttagatcgagacaaatttaattatgttttgaacataaaaaatataaataaagaattaggaagtaataaaacaaattctAACATTGAAATAGATCAAAAAAATGGAGATtgtaatatagaaaattttgataattttgataattttgataattttgataaaaatgaacaaataaataaaaacgaaACATGTGGAAGAAGTTTACTTCAgaataatgatgatataaaaaaaaaaaaaaaaaaaaaaaatgagtacGAATTAAATAGTTCTAATAGTTATAACTGTATTGATATCAAAAATCAAGATAATGACCAAATCGAAGAAATCGAATTTTacaataatgataatatgtatactatagaaaaaaaaaaaatatctcaATCTGACCCTGatataaacaataaaatatttgaagATAATTTAATTGACAAAGAAAacgataaaaatgataatgatgtTTGTAATGATGATGAAAGTATAAATGATCTCAATGAGATTGAGATTGAATCCGTAAATAGTAAGAAAAAGGGAAGAAAACCAAAGACTGCGATTTTAAAAaacgataaaataaatattaatgaaaataaacttccaaataaaaattttgatgatacttttattttaaacAAACAAGTTGAAACAAACAAGTCTACTGATTCGAAGAGGCGAACTAAAGCTTCCAAAAGACACCAAGATTTAAATTTCAGGGTCGAGAAGATCGAGACTGGTGCATACAACGAGAATGGAGAGAAGGTTTCTGGCGTCTG GTACGACACAAATCGGAGACTATGGCGTGTAATGTACATCGAAAATGATAAGCGAAAAACTCGAGGCTTCTCTCCGCGAATCTATGGATTCAATGCTGCAAGGGACATGGCGGTTCAACTCAAATATGAAATGAacaagaaaaataaaaaatga